A genome region from Acidimicrobiales bacterium includes the following:
- a CDS encoding LLM class flavin-dependent oxidoreductase has product MTHHGAVGPGFTFGLSGLSAHADDTTALDYHRALRSIVDQAVLAEELGLDAAWVCEHHFTESGYLPAPFVALAALGERTERISIGTDVMLPSMWDPVRFAEEAAVADQLSSGRLILAVGIGYREPEFEGFGYHRRDRVARLTECVRVLREAASGTVSGVGTIPEGTSLPISPLPFQDGGPPVWGGGKAEGAVRRARRIGDGYFASLMGTAGLERRIGWLDDEGPIDDDFALAQTTLCFLAPTAAEAEELAAPGLGHLQAESRRWAQEGGQQGVADTWKPGDPWQAATPRSPLAEDEQLTHAVIVADPDTCIERLRPYVERLA; this is encoded by the coding sequence ATGACCCACCACGGAGCCGTCGGCCCCGGGTTCACGTTCGGGCTGAGCGGGCTGTCGGCCCACGCCGACGACACCACCGCGCTCGACTACCACCGGGCGCTGCGGTCGATCGTCGACCAGGCGGTGCTGGCCGAGGAGCTGGGGCTCGACGCCGCCTGGGTCTGCGAGCACCACTTCACCGAGTCGGGCTACCTGCCGGCGCCGTTCGTGGCCCTGGCGGCCCTGGGGGAGCGGACCGAGCGGATCTCGATCGGCACCGACGTGATGCTCCCGTCGATGTGGGACCCGGTCCGCTTCGCCGAGGAGGCGGCGGTCGCCGACCAGCTCAGCAGCGGGCGGCTGATCCTGGCGGTCGGCATCGGCTACCGGGAGCCCGAGTTCGAGGGCTTCGGCTACCACCGCCGCGACCGGGTGGCCCGCCTGACCGAGTGCGTGCGGGTGCTGCGGGAGGCGGCGTCGGGCACGGTGTCCGGCGTCGGCACGATCCCCGAGGGCACGTCCCTGCCGATCTCGCCGCTGCCGTTCCAGGACGGTGGCCCGCCGGTGTGGGGCGGGGGCAAGGCCGAGGGTGCCGTGCGCCGGGCCCGCCGCATCGGCGACGGCTACTTCGCCTCGCTGATGGGCACCGCCGGGCTGGAGCGGCGCATCGGCTGGCTCGACGACGAGGGCCCGATCGACGACGACTTCGCCCTCGCCCAGACCACCCTGTGCTTCCTGGCGCCGACGGCGGCCGAGGCCGAGGAGCTGGCGGCGCCGGGCCTGGGCCACCTGCAGGCCGAGAGCCGCCGCTGGGCCCAGGAGGGTGGCCAACAGGGCGTGGCCGACACCTGGAAGCCGGGCGACCCGTGGCAGGCGGCGACGCCCCGGAGCCCCCTGGCCGAGGACGAGCAGCTCACCCACGCCGTGATCGTCGCCGACCCGGACACCTGCATCGAGCGTCTCCGCCCCTACGTCGAGCGCCTGGCC